The Flammeovirga pectinis genomic interval ATGACGGTACTAGGTCATATGAGATTTTTGAACCATCAGAAGCCTTAGCTAGTGGCGAAATTCTTTCTCTTGAAGAGAAATTTTTAGCTGGTGAAGGTCAAAATATTACACCTCCTCGTTTTTCTACAGATAGCCAAGAACAAAAATGGATATCAACTGCAGTTCGTAAGGACCTAGAAAAAGTGGCAAAAGAACTTAATGTTCAAGGTTATTGTAGAATTGATGCTTTTGTAAGAATTTGGAGAGAAGAAAAGCGTGTAGAGACAATTATTATTGAGGTAAATTCTTTACCTGGTATGACTCCCGCAACTTGTATTTTCCATCAAGCAGCAATTAATGGTTACAAACCTTTTGACTTTATTGATAGTATTTTAGATTACGGAATAAAACGAACAGAAGCTACTCTTAGCTAATTCATTATGGATAAAACGAAAATTAAACAATTAATCTTTGGAGATACACCATCAGCACTCTTAATAAATATAGGGTTGATGGTAGTAGTAAGTTTATTCTTACTATTGATCTTTTTTCAAGTATACTTGCCAATATCAACAAATCATGCTGAAACTGTTACAGTGCCAGATATCGATAGTTTGTCTATTGAAGATGCAAGAAAACGATTAGAGTCTTCTGGATTAAGATATCAAATATTTGATTCATCAGCAGTTAATTACAATCCAGACCTTCCTTATTTAACAGTTTTATCTCAAACTCCTGTATCTGGAGAAAAGGTAAAGGATAATAGAAAAATTTATTTAACTGTCAATCCTTCGGAACCTGCTTCTATAGAGTTACCAGATTTAATAGATGGTTCTTTAAAAAATGCGGTTGTTCGTCTTAAAAACTTAGGAATGAAAGTAGGAACTGTAGATAGAAAACCAGATAGATTTGTAAATAATGTATTAAAAGTACGTTACAACGGAAGATGGATTTCTAAAACAGAACTTAAAAGAGGCTTTAAAGTATTGAAAGGTACAAATATTGATTTAGTAGTAGGTGATGGTATGGGTAACGCTACTATTGAAGTGCCTAATGTTGTTGGTATGACTGAAGGAGATGCTGAATTTGTATTGTTTGGGCAGGGTCTTGGTAAAGGAAGAGTACAATATATTGAATACGATACAATTCCTGGAGTTGTCGTTCGTCAATCGCCAGTAGCAGAAGTTAATGCTGCATCTGGAAGATATCCTAGAATTCGTTTGGGAAGAACAATAGATTTATATGTTTCTGAGTTTTCTGGAAACAAATAAATAAAAAAAATAGATACGAAAAGGGCTATTACAATACTGTAATAGTCCTTTTTTTTGTTACATATCGAAAATGATATGGGTGTTAGGTAATAATAACCTTAGCCTTTTTACATCCGTTTCTTCTAATGGATTACCAGCAAGAACAAGTGTTTCTAAATTTTTTAAATTTTCTATATTCTTAGGGAGTTTTTGTATTCTATTTAATGATAAATCAAGAACTTTTAATGCGTATAAATTATCAATGTTTTTTGGTAGCTCTTCGATTTTATTTCCTCTTAAATTTAAGTAAGATAAATGTTCTAATGTAGAAACTTCTTTTGGTAACTTTGATAAATCATTATTACTAAGGTTAAGGCTATAAAGATATTTGAATTTACTTATTTCAGAAGGAATAACAGAAATATTATTTTGTCCTAAATCTAATGATATGATATATGGGCAACTATTATATAAAGTACCTAGACTTTTTATTTTATTAGAAGATGCACTAATTGAAATTAGGTTAGAAAACTCACTCACATCATTTGGAATAGAGCTGTAATTCTGAGATGAAAGGTCTATACAATACGCTTTGTCGGCTGTTAATGCAGCACTCTTAATCATGTAGCATTCTGCACGCCCTAATTCGTATAATTTCTCTATTGCTTCAAAATGATCATATTTTATGGCTTCAATTAAATCAAGGCATAATTCTGAATTAATGTACCCTTCTTTTTTACCTAAAAGATCTTTGCAGATTGCTCTATGATAATATGCTTCTCCTAAATTATCCTGTATACTAATTGCCATTGTAAAATCTCCTATAGCTTTAAGGTAATTTTCACTAGAAAGATTAGTCAAACCTTTCGATATGAAAGTGCTAGGATCGTTATTGAGGGTAAATGAGCTTAATCCAATTGCAAGGGTTAGTAATGATATTCTTATTATGGTTTTCATCTTGAAATGGTAGTAGTGTAATAGATTATTTATTACTCTAATAACATACTTATGAAATAAGAAGTTTACAAAAAAAGTGGTGTTGTGATAAGAAACTTACACAGCTGATTTTTGGGTAGTAGTTGTGTTATTTTCTTCTTGACCATCCTGCATATATGCTCGAATCTTAGTACGCAGTTCAATTGATGAAAGGTTGTGATCAATTACGCCGCCTTGTATGTAAGACATTTGTCCTGTTTCTTCAGAAACAATTAAAACAATAGCATTAGTATTTTCTGTCATACCAATACCTGCTCTATGACGTAAGCCCATTGTAGCGGGTATATTAGGGTTTTCCGAAATAGGTAAAATACATCTCGCTGCCTGAATTCTATTATTATAAATCAGACAAGCACCATCATGCATTGGAGAGTTCTTAAAGAATATTGAAAGCAATAATCGTTTTGAAATTTTAGCATCAACAAAGTCACCAGTTTCAGCATAAAATTGTAAATCACTGTCTTTAGAAATAACAATTAAAGCCCCAGTATTTGTTCCACTCATGTCTTTCATTGCATCAATAATAGAAGGGATATCTAAATTGATTTCATAATCTTTTCCTTTTCCTCTAAATAATTGAAAAAGAGGGAAGTTTTTAAAATCAGTTGATTTACCAATTATTAAAAGGAACTTTCTAATTTCTTGTTGGAAAAGTATGATTGCAGCAATTACACCAACATCAATAAATTGGCTTAGTATTTCTGAAAGCAATTCCATGTCTGTTGCTTTCACCACCAAGTAAGTGAGGTATATTGATAACCCACCAACGAAGATTTTTAAAGCAACACTCCCTTTAATTAATTTGTATAGATGGAACAGCAAGACCGACACCAGTAAGATATCGAGCACGTCAACGAAATTAATTTCTAAAAAACCGACGCTAAATAATAACATTTAATTGCTGTTCGAGATGTGATTATAAAGTACAATCTAAGATGAAAGTACCTGATTACAAAAATATATGCTTTATTTTAAAATGAAACAGTTTATTGTATAAGTTTTACACATTCAACTGCAGGTTTAACATCATGAACTCTCAAAATGTGTGCTCCTTTTAAAATTGCTAGTGTATTTAACACAGATGTTCCATTTAAAGCTTCACTAGAAGTAATCCCTAATTTTTTTGTAATCATTGATTTTCTTGATACGCCAACTAATATTGGTAAGTTTAATTCTTTAAATAAATGTAGGTTTTGAAGAAGTTCATAATTTTGCTCAATTGTTTTAGCAAAACCAAAACCAGGATCAATAATTATATCTGCTGTACCATCAGAAAGAAACTCTTGAGATTTTTCTGCAAAATATTTCATCACCTCAAATGTAACTCCTTTAGGGTAATCTGTTAGGCTTTTCATAGTTTGTGGAGTTCCACGCATATGCATCATGATATATGGAATGTTTAATTCTTTTACTGTATTAAACATCTTATCATCTAAATTTCCACCAGAAATATCATTGATAATATCAGCACCAAAATACGTTGCGTTTTTAGCAACATTACTCCTAAAAGTATCAATTGAAATTATACTATTTGGGAATTTATT includes:
- a CDS encoding leucine-rich repeat domain-containing protein, producing the protein MKTIIRISLLTLAIGLSSFTLNNDPSTFISKGLTNLSSENYLKAIGDFTMAISIQDNLGEAYYHRAICKDLLGKKEGYINSELCLDLIEAIKYDHFEAIEKLYELGRAECYMIKSAALTADKAYCIDLSSQNYSSIPNDVSEFSNLISISASSNKIKSLGTLYNSCPYIISLDLGQNNISVIPSEISKFKYLYSLNLSNNDLSKLPKEVSTLEHLSYLNLRGNKIEELPKNIDNLYALKVLDLSLNRIQKLPKNIENLKNLETLVLAGNPLEETDVKRLRLLLPNTHIIFDM
- the cdaA gene encoding diadenylate cyclase CdaA, with product MLLFSVGFLEINFVDVLDILLVSVLLFHLYKLIKGSVALKIFVGGLSIYLTYLVVKATDMELLSEILSQFIDVGVIAAIILFQQEIRKFLLIIGKSTDFKNFPLFQLFRGKGKDYEINLDIPSIIDAMKDMSGTNTGALIVISKDSDLQFYAETGDFVDAKISKRLLLSIFFKNSPMHDGACLIYNNRIQAARCILPISENPNIPATMGLRHRAGIGMTENTNAIVLIVSEETGQMSYIQGGVIDHNLSSIELRTKIRAYMQDGQEENNTTTTQKSAV
- the folP gene encoding dihydropteroate synthase; the encoded protein is MGIINATPDSFYNNSRKVYVDDAVLQAETMLNEGASILDIGGYSSRPGADHVKEEEELNRVLPIIEAIKNKFPNSIISIDTFRSNVAKNATYFGADIINDISGGNLDDKMFNTVKELNIPYIMMHMRGTPQTMKSLTDYPKGVTFEVMKYFAEKSQEFLSDGTADIIIDPGFGFAKTIEQNYELLQNLHLFKELNLPILVGVSRKSMITKKLGITSSEALNGTSVLNTLAILKGAHILRVHDVKPAVECVKLIQ
- a CDS encoding PASTA domain-containing protein — protein: MDKTKIKQLIFGDTPSALLINIGLMVVVSLFLLLIFFQVYLPISTNHAETVTVPDIDSLSIEDARKRLESSGLRYQIFDSSAVNYNPDLPYLTVLSQTPVSGEKVKDNRKIYLTVNPSEPASIELPDLIDGSLKNAVVRLKNLGMKVGTVDRKPDRFVNNVLKVRYNGRWISKTELKRGFKVLKGTNIDLVVGDGMGNATIEVPNVVGMTEGDAEFVLFGQGLGKGRVQYIEYDTIPGVVVRQSPVAEVNAASGRYPRIRLGRTIDLYVSEFSGNK